The genomic window GTTTCTGGTTAAGGTCGGTGTTCCCTACCGTTTTGCCATGCTGGCAGGATTGGCGATGAGGTTTTTGCCCCTGATGGAACACGAATTGGCATCAATCCTGGAGAGCCAGTCTGCCAGGGGGGTGCCAATGAAAAATCCCTTCCAAAAAATTACTGCCCTGCTGCCGGTGACCATGCCATTTCTTTTCCGGTCCTTCAGGAGAGCAGGGGAAACCGCTCTGGCCATGGAACTGCGCGGCTTTGGGCGACACCGGGAGAGGACCTTTCTTGACGAACTGAGAATCACGCGGGGGGAAACCCTTGCAATTCTTCTGATGGCTGCAGCCGGTTTACTGATAATTTACCATAATAACATTTAGGAGGTTGTCGTAATGAAAACAAATTCACAGGAAGTTAATGTATCTATGTTGGCCAAGTCTTTTTGGAGGACTGATACCAGGGCTCTTGTTGGAGCCGTGGTTTTGGGTGTGGCATTTGTGTTGGTCCAGCAGATTGCCCACCACATTGATGCCGTGGTATGGCCGCCGCTGGTTATCATTGGCGGGATTACCTGGGCTACCTTTACCGGACTGATTACCCTGGTATTCCGCCAGCCGGCAGGAATCATTATGGGAGAAATCCAGGCATTGATCGCAGTGGCTTCTGGGCTTTCCCCACTGGCCGTGTTTTTTATTCCTGCCAACGGGCTGGGTTCCCTGGCTTATTCCCTGGCAGCCCAAAAGTTGTCCATGGAAAAATGGAGCCATCATTTTATCGCCCAGTGCCTGGCCAATATTTCCGGGAATATATGTGTTGGAGCCGGGTTGTATGTTATCCTGAAGCTTCCCCTGACAGCAGTTTTGGTTTCTTCCGCTGTTACTGCAGCGGTTGGAATCATTGGAGCAACAATACTGACAAAAATGATTTACGATTCCCTGAAGAGGGCCGGATTGATATAACCGGCAGGCTTCCGGAAATGACCGTGGGTGCATATGGTGAGGCATTGTAGCGGTTTTCCGCACTGCCGCCTATGAGTCTAAACTGCAATCCCCCGGCAGCAAGACTCATAACGGCATCAGTGCAAGGAAAATCTCATACAACACCTCACCATATGCCACGGTCATTTCCGAGAAAGATTTATTTGTTAAATAAGGAGGCGGATTATGAACCAGGATTGGCGTGATCTGATTGAAAAACTTGAAGCAAAGGGTGAAGTTGTGCGGATTCCCGGTCATGTTTCCCGGGAATATGAGATTAGTACCCTGATGATGGATCTGCAAAAGAAGCACCGTTATCCGATGGTGATTTTTGAAAATGTTGCTGACAGTAGTTTCCCCGTAGTTACCAATGCCCTGGCTCCCCGCAGCCGTCTGGCGCTGGCTATGGGAGTGGCCGAAAAAGACCTGGCTGCGGAATATGGCCGCAGGATTCAGCTGCGGCCGGGTGTCAAGCGGATCGACAAGGCTCCTTTTCAGGCTAATCTCCTGGAGGGGGATCAGGTTGACCTGACCCAGCTTCCCATTCTGACCCATTTCCCTATTGATGCCGGACCGTATATCACTTCCGGTCTTTGTGTGGCCCGTGATCCGGAGACAGGGGCTGAAACCCTGGGGTTTCACCGCATGCAGCTTAAGGGGCGCAATAAACTGGGCATCAGTTTTCACTCCCGGCAGCGGCTTTGGGAGTATTTCCGCCGTTCCGAAGAGAGGGGCCAAAACCTGGAAGCAGCCGTAGTCATCGGGGTGCATCCTAATATTGCGCTAGGCTCAATGGCCCTGATACCATACCATGAAGGCAAGTACAGCGCCATTGGCGGCTTATTTGAAGCTCCTTTGGAAGTGGCCGGATGCCGGTCGGTAAACCTGGATGTCCCTGCCTGGGCAGAAATTGTGCTTGAGGGTGAAATCCTGGCCGGGGTTAGGGAGCAGGAAGGGCCTTTTGCCGAGTTCACCAATTATGCCTGCTACCGCAGTACGGAAAACGTATTCCGGGTCAAGACGATCCAATACCGGGAAAGAGCTATGTTCCATGACATCACTCCCGGAATGAGTGCAGAACACATCACTATTGTGGCTGTTCAGAGGGAAGGAGATGTCCTGAATGCCCTCAACCGAACCCTGCCAAATATTAAGGCTGTTCATGCCCCCTTTTCTTCCTGCGGCCTTTTTCACTGCTACATATCCATGAAAAAAATTGCCGAGGGTCAGCCCCAGCAGGCTATCTTTGCGGCTTTGGGTGTAGACCATAATATCAAAATGGTGGTGGTTGTCGATGAGGATGTAGATGTCTTTGATGAGCGGGAAGTCCTCTGGGCCATGGCTACCCGCCTGCAGGCAGACAGGGGGGTAACAATTGTTCCCCAGCACCTGGGGATGGGCTGCACCCTGGACCCGTCAACTGATGAACTGAGCCGGACGGCCAAAATGGGGATTGATGCTACCAAGCCGATGAGCGGCTATGTGCCTACAATTGAAATTGATGAAAACGTACGCAGCCGGGTCCGGAGGTTCTGGCCTGACCTGGGGCTGGCAAATGAATGACGGAGGACCGGCAAATGAATGACGGAGGACCGGCAGATGAATGATGGAGGACCGGCAGATGAAAGACAGATTGGGGGGAAAACCATGTTTCGGGTAGCCATTGACACTGGAGGGACATTTACAGATATTGCGGCTGTGAGCGAATCCGGACAGATGATGATGCTTAAGAGTCCAACTGACAGGGAGAACCCGGCGCAAGGGATAATTCTAGCCCTGGCGGAAATGGCAGGCTGTTGGGGACTGGACCTGACCGCTTTTCTGGAACAAACCGATCAGATTATTCACGGGACCACCCTTGCCCTGAATGCACTGCTGGAAGGACGCGGTTCCCGGACTGCCCTGCTGACCACTGAAGGTTTCCGGGATGCCCTGGAGATAAGGCGGTCACGCAGGGACAACCAGTGGGATTTGCGGGCTCCGGGACCCAGGCTCCTGGTGCCGCGTCGTTTGCGCCTGGGTATCAGGGAACGGGTGGACTACCGGGGGGAGGTTGTTATTCCCCTCGACCGGAAACGACTGCAGGATACGGCTGCCCTCCTTCAGGCAGAGGGCGTGGAGGCAGCAGCGGTTTGTTTCTTGTTTTCTTTTCAGAACCCGGCCCATGAGGAGGCTGCTGCGGCAGTACTCCGGGAGTTTCTGCCGGGGGTTTTTATTACCACTTCAGCTAAGGTGTCACCCCGGATCAGGGAGTATGAACGTACTTCCACGGTGGTCCTCAATGCTTATCTGACCCCCGTTGTGGCCGCCTATTTGAATATACTTGAAGAAAAACTGGCTGCTTACGGCTGGTACAGGCCTATTTATCTGATGCTTAACAGCGGCGGACTGACTGATGCCGGGACGGTAAAGAACTTTGCCGTAAAAACCCTTTTGTCAGGTCCGGCAGGGGGAGCACAGGGAGGACAGGGCTTGGCACAGGCCCTGCAAAAGCCTGATCTGGTGGTCGCTGATATGGGAGGAACAAGTTTTGATGTGACCCTGGTAGTGAACGGTAAGTGCAGGCAGGTGCCGGAAGCTGAGCTGGCCGGTCATCCGGTTACGTTACCAATGACTGATATCAGGTCCATCGGGGCCGGAGGAGGCAGTGTGGCTGCAGTTGATGAAAGCGGCCGGCTCATGGTGGGGCCGCGTTCGGCCGGCTCAGTACCCGGACCGGCCTGTTACGGGCGCGGGGGAACAGAACCGACTGTTACGGATGCCGCCCTGCTGCTGGGTTTGCTTAATCCGGAAAGTTTCCTGGGCGGCAGGCTTAGGCTGGATTATGACAGGGCTTTCGCTGCTGTCAGGGACATGGTGGCTGCTCCCCTGGGGCTGGACACAGCTAAGGCTGCCCTTGCCATATATCGCATTGCTGCAGCCAGAATGGCTGATGCCATCCGGCTGGTTACAGTCCAGCAGGGGCTTGACCCCCGGCAGTTCGCCCTGGTGGCTGCCGGCGGCGCTTTTCCGCTGTTTGCCGGTCTGATTGCCAATGAACTGGAGATGAGAGAAGCTATTATTCCCCTGCAGGGTCCTGTTTTCTGCGCTTGGGGCATGCTGGGGGCGGCCCGCCGGTTGGATATGTCCAGAACCTGCCTGGTATCATCAGAGGCTTTTGACTGCGGAAATCTGAATACTCTGGTTGGGGATATGCTGGCACAGGGGAATGCAGACCTGGACAGGTATGGGATTCCCATTTCGGAACGGGAAACGGAACTGACCCTGGAAATGAAATATCTGGACCAACATCACGAGATTAGTATCAATCCAGGGGAATCGAGGTTTGATTTATCATCTGTGAAAAAAATAAATAATACTTTCCATGAGCGCCATCGGGAACTCTTCGGTTATGACGAGCCCGGCAAGCCGTGGGAAATCGTCAATGTCCGGCTGGTATGCCGGGAGAAGGCCAGGGAATATGTGTACCCCGGTCTCAGCCATTTGACAGGGGATAACGGTAAAAGTCAGAAATGTCCTGTAACGGGGTCCCGTGAGATTATGATAGACCCCGCCGGATGGGAGACGGTAAAGGTTTATGGCGCTGCGGAGCCGCCGCTGGAGGTATCAGGTTCTGGCCTGCCGCCGGAGGTGCCTGGTCCGGCCCTGCTGGAGTTTACTTATACCACTGTCCTGGTCCCTGCCGGTTTTACTGCATTGGCTGGGGGGCATGGCTGTATTTCGCTGCAGCGTGAAGCAAATAATGTAAATAAGCGGAAGGAGGGTGGCCAATGAGCCCAGATACCGATACCCGTACAGAACGTATCATCCTCCAGGCGGTAATAGCCAACCGCCTGGACAGTATAGCCGGGGAAATGGGCCTGGTCCTGGAACGGTCGGCCCGTTCGCCTATTTTTGCCGAGGCCTGTGATTTTGCCTGTGGGATATGTAATGCCAGGGGTGAACTGGTGTCCCAGCTAAGCGGTATCCCTATTCTGGCCACAGCAGGTTCCTTTAGCGTCCAGGCAGTATTGGAACGTTATGGGGACACGATAGCGGACGGGGATGCATATATCGTTAATGACCCCTATTACGGAGGCAATCACCTGCCTGATATAGGCATAATCACTCCTGTATTCGCCGGGGGAGAATTGCTTTTTTTCTGTGTCAGCCGGGCACACCACGGGGATATCGGGGGATCAGCGGCAGGGAGCTATAACCCCAAGGCCACGGAGATTTTTCAGGAAGGGCTGCGCATTCCGCCCCTCCGGCTGGTCAACAGGGGCGTCATGGTGGAGGAAGTCCTGGACCTGATAACTTATAATACCCGGAATCCCGGGATGCTGCGGAGTGACCTGTTAGCCCAGACGGGGGCCAACCGGATAGGCCGCCGGCGCCTTCTGGAGATGCTTGAGCAATACTCGGCAGGCGTCATCTGCCGGACAGTTGAAGAGATCCTGGACCAGGCTGAAAAGCTGGCCAGGGAACGAATTGCAGCTTTGCCGGAGGGGATTTTTACCGGTGTTGAGTTAGTAGATGACGACGGTTTTCAGGAGGAGCCCATTCGTATCGAAGCCAGGGTCATAAAAAAGAGTGACAGCCTCACGGTGGATTTTTCGGGGACTGACTCCCAGGTCAGGGGGTTTGTGAATACATCAATTGTAACTACCACAACTGCAGCCTGTATAGCTGTATTATGGGTTCTGGGGCCTGATGTTCCCAGAAACGGAGGGGCTTTTCGGGCTATCACGGTTAATGCCCCCAGGGGCTCCCTGGTAAATCCACTGCCACCTGCCCCGGTCACCCTCTGCACCCTTACTCCGGCCGGAGAGGTTATTGCCGCTATTTTCAAAGCCCTGGCGGCAGCAGTTCCGGAGCAGATACCGGCAGGTTTTGGCCGGTACTGTGGTCCGTCATTTTACGGAGTGGACCCCCGTACAGAGAGGTTCTATGTTGGTTTCGCTTTCTGTGCCCTGGGGTCGGGCGGCGCTATGGACGGGTTGGATGGCAGTCCCTATATGGCACCGATATCCAATTACGGGGGAGTAAGGACACCAAATATCGAGTCCAATGAAGTGCAGTATCCGCATATTACCCTCTGTCACGAAATGGAGCCTGATACGGCAGGACCGGGACGTTATCGCGGCGGGCCGGGCATCAGGTATGCCATCCGGTTTTATGACCCCAAGCCGGGAATTGCTATGTTTGGTGATGGGATGAAGATTCCCCCATATGGCCTGAAAGGGGGAGAAACCGGGAGCCTTAACAGGGCATCCCTCTATACATGTGAGGAGGAGGTCCCGCTGCAGAGCAAGGAGAGTCCGCGGCAGCTGCAGCCCGGAGACTCAGTGATGCTGGTATCTTCAGGGGGCGGCGGCTGGGGCAGCCCTATGGAACGGGACCCTGAGCTGGTGCTGCAGGATGTGCGGGATGGCATTGTGTCAATTGAGGCAGCCGGGAGAGTTTATGGTGTGGTCATTGAGAAAACAGGCGGTCTGACTCCTGAATTCTGACTTCTTTTTGCAGCTTTGCTGTGGTATGGTATAACGTCAGCCAACCGGTAAATACTATATTTACTTAAGCATATCCATTGGAGGAAGGAAATGACCTGTTTGCAATTACCACAGTTTAATCGTCTGCCTAAGCACATTGGTATTATTCCGGACGGTAACCGCAGGTGGGCGGAGAACAATGGGCTGACCAAGGAATGCGGTTATGAAAATGGTATCGGGCCGGGGCTCCAGCTTTATGAGTTTTGTCGTGCCTTGGGTATCAAAGAGCTGACCTTCTATGGGTTCACCCAGGATAATACCAAGAGACCGCTTCCCCAGAAGAAGGCTTTTAAACAGGCCTGTATAGATGCTGTCCTCAAACTTTCAGAGTGTGATGCCGCGTTAAGGGTCATCGGTAATGCTGATTCCCCTTCGTTTCCACGCGAATTGATACCATACACCAACAGGGTTTCATTCGGCAAGGGTTCCATCAAGATTAATTTTCTGGTAAATTACGGCTGGCAGTGGGACCTGAATCATGGACTGAGCGGTGCGGCCGGGAAAGAGACCAAGGGGAAAGGCGTCCAGAGGGGTTTTTATAAACATCTGGCATCTTCCGATGTCTCCAGGGTGGATTTGATTATTCGCTGGGGAGGCCGCAGGAGGCTGAGTGGATTTTTGCCGGTGCAGTCGATATATTCGGATTTTTATATCATCGATGATTACTGGCCGGACTTCACTCCGGAACACCTCTTTGAAGCCCTCAGGTGGTATGAGGGGCAGGATATCACTCTTGGAGGATAATCAAAAGTGCATCTGACGTTAGGACTTTGTTAATAAGGGGCGTTTTTCATGGTTCAAATCGGTAATTTTCATGTCGGTGCAGCCGATGCGCTTAAACCGCCTGTGCTGAGCACAGGGGAAGTATATATCCTGTGGGATATGTTAGTGTCAAGATATGATGCCATAATGATAACCCAGACTTACCAGAACCTGGCCCATGACCCGGAGTTCCGCATGGTACTCACACAGGGGCTGGGCCGAATGCTGGAAAAACAGGTTGACAAACTGGAAGCGGAACTGGACAGGTACATGATCACATTGCCTCCGAGGCCTCCCAAAAGTGTTAACTATGAGGCCCAGTCCGGGGTTTTTCGCGATGAGTTTCTCTTCAGGAGAGTTTTTACAAGCATTCAGGACTTCCTTGACCATCATATCTGGGCAATAAGGGTAACTGTTATTAATGACCCACTGAGGCAGATGTTCATTCAGTTTGCCATTGATGAAGTTGAAGTCTTCGATGACCTGTGTAAATATGGTAAAGTGAAGGGCTGGCTTAGTATACCGCCAATGTCAAATTAATCGCACTGCAAAGGAGACCAGTTATGCAGATAGGCAACTTTCATATCGGACAGGCAAATAAGGCAAAAGAACCGGTAATGGCAGCTGGGGAGTCATATCTGTTGTGGGACAACCTGGTTATCAGGTATGACCTTGTTGAGATAATGCAGATATATCATAATGTTGCCCATGACCCTGACTTTAGAAATTTGCTGGCAGGGGACCTTCAGGTCTGGGAAAAGCAGATTAATGAGATTGAACAGGTGATGAACAAATATAAGCTGCCTATGCCTGAGAGATACCCTAAAAGCTCCAACTTTCCGGCTGACCCCGGCATCATTAAGGACCAGCTTCTGTTCAGAAGAGTTTTTACCACAGCCCAGGATGTTCTGGAATTGTGCATCCGGTCATTAAGGGCTTTTGTCGTTAATGACGAACTGAGAGAAATGTTTGCAGATTTTTTCATAAAAAAACTGCATGTATATGATGAGTTATGCCGATATGGCAAGCTGAAGGGCTGGATGGCAATACCGCCAATGATGCCAGGACAGAAAAATTGATTATAACAGTGGTGACAGGAGGCGGGCTGCGGATTGGCGAATTTTGCTCCAAAGCGGTCTGACGGCAAATTCTGCCGGATTGACCTGCTTTGCCAGGGCCAGGTCCCTGGCAAAATCTGTGTCCAGTTTGGCCACCAGCGCCCGGTCATAAATCATCGCATTAACCTCGAAATTGAGCTGAAAGCTCCTCATATCCAGGTTGGCTGAACCAAGAGATGCCACTTCCCCGTCAACAGAGATTATTTTGGCATGGATGAACCCCGGTTGGTAGAGATATACCTGGATGCCGGCCTCCATAAGTTCGTCAAAATAGCTCTGTGATGCCCAGAAAACAATTTTATGGTCAGGTATGCCAGGCAGAATTATTTTGACATCAACCCCGCTTAAGGCCGCTGTTTTCAGGGCCAGAGAAATACCCTCATCCGGGATAAGGTATGGAGTGGTAATTTTTATAGATCTATGAGCTGAGTTAATCAGCGCAAAATATGACTGGCGGATGGATTCCCAGTCAGAGTCCGGACCGCTGGCGGCAATCTGAATAGGCTGGCCGGCAAAGCTTTTCATCTCCGGGAAATATGAGGAATTGGTTTCGTCAGCAAGTTTCTCGTGACTGACAAACTCCCAGTCCAGCATAAAAATGACTTGCAGGAACTGTACAGCTGACCCCTCCAGCCGGAGGTGTGTATCCCGCCATTTCCCCAGCCTGGGGTGGTAGCCCAGGTATTCGTCGCCCACATTAAGCCCGCCAAGGAATCCAACCCTGCCGTCTATTACAATGATTTTCCGGTGGTTCCGGTAATTCAACTTATTATTGATATATGGCATGATTACAGGCATAAAGGGTTTGATTTCGATGCCGTTTTTCTGCATATCCCGGGTATATTTACCCGGAAGATACCAGCTTCCCACGGCATCATAGATGACCTTCACAGTGACTCCTTCCCGGGCCTTGCGTATCAGGGTCTCTTTTAATCTCCGACCGGTCTTGTCATCACGTATGATATAGTATTCCAGGTGGATATGATTCACTGCCTTTTCCAGTGCGGCAAAAATATTTTCAAAAGCCTCGGTGCCGTCTGACAGGACCTCAGCCGAATTGCTCCTGGTAAACGGCGCGTTTGCATTGTGAAGCATAAGATTGACCAATTGTTTCTTTGAATTCAGTTCCCTGGCAAATTCACAGTCGTTTTCAATACAGTCTATCTGGCTGTTGACGATGCTTCTAAGGTATTTCATTTCATTGATATACTTGGTGCGCACGGCTTTTCTTCTACGGAGGTTTTGTCCCAGCATCAGGTATACTATGAAGCCGAGGATAGGGAAAATATTGAGCACCGCCAGCCAGGCAATTGTCTTATAGGGGTTTTTCTTTTCCATAAAAATCAGGAAGCTGACCACTATGATAAGAATTGTGGTAGATGCCGAATATGCCCAGACAATTCCTTCACCATAAAGAGACCAAAAATCTGTTAACATAAGTTACCTCCAGGGCTTTTAGAGTGCTGTTTTTTTAATGTTACCAGAAAACCCGCAAAATTTCCATAATTCTTGATGCCATCTTTTGCTAATCGCAAATCATTTGTTGTCGAAAATTACCAATTCGCGCAGGAAGAATTATATAAATGTCGTATTTATAATAATAATGATTTGTATTATTTTGCGGAGGATATTATGACCGGATCCAACAGAGCCAACAGCAATAACAGGCCTATAAAGGCAGCGCTTTTTTTAGCAGCTCTTGCTGCCCTCGGTATTGCCGGTAATTTTATGAGTCTCTCACTGGCGTTAGGAGTGGAGTTCTTTTTTGGCAGTATTGCCGTCCTCCTGGCGCTTCGTATATACGGACTCGGGTGGGGCCTTCTTACTGCTGTTGCTGCTGCAGGCTGCACCTTATACTTAAGGCAGCCGTTATCATTTCCGATTTTCATGTTAGAAGCCCTGTTTGTTGGATATTTCCTGAAACGAAGAGCGGAAACCATCATTATTCCCGGAGTTATTTTCTGGGTCTGTATCGGTTTTCCGACAATTTGGCTTTTTAATATTAAGGTACTGGGAGTGGACTTTCAAATTGCTTTGCTGATTTCTCTGAAGGCAGCAGTAAACGGTATTTTTAACGCCCTGGCTGCCAATGTGTTGTATACACACCTGCCTTTAGGCAAGTGGGCCGGTATTGACCGGGAACCCAACAAGGGAAACTCTGCCAGCTTGAGACAGCTTTTGTTTAATGTTCTGGTTGCTATTGTGCTTTTTCCAGCCCTGTTGTTAATGGTCGTTGATAATCAGCGGGAACAGGCAAATATGCAGCAGGAGATTGAGACAATCATTAAAACTTCATCTGCAGGAATAGTCAACAATCTTAAGATTTGGGAGCAGGAACATTTAGGCGCTCTTACTGAACTTGCCAGCCTGTCTGCCGGGGATGACCTGACAACAGAGGAGTTACAGCTAAGCGCCGCCATATTAAGAATGTCACACTTGGACATTATCCGGGTTCATATAGATGATGCGGAGGGAACCAGCAGAGTCTTTTCGCCGGATATTGATGAAAACGGGAGACCGGCAGTCGGGCTGAACTTTTCCGACAGACCTTATTACAGGGAACTGAAGGAAACTCAGCAGCCGGTTGTATCCGACGTGTTTATGGGCCGTGTGGGCAACCCTGTTCCCATTGCAACGATGGGTGTCCCCATAATTGTGCAAAACCGGTTTGCGGGTTATGTTATAGCATCATTGGATATTAGCTATGTTAGTGCCCATCTGCTGGATATAAACGGCCCGATGAATGAGTTGGATGCCACTATTGTTGACAGCAAGGGGAAAGTGGTAGCCAGTACCTGCAGCGGAATCAGCCCCACACAGGTTATTGACCGTAAAGAGGGCGGCCGTAAAGCAGCTTTTGGAAACAACATTTTTCATTGGATACCGGGTTCTTCGGGGCGCCAGCCGGGACTGGCGCGCTGGCAGGAATCATTTTATATAACGGAAATACAGGTTGGCAGGTACACTCCATGGACCTTGGTTACCGAAGTTTCCATGGCGCCTTTCCTCCAGGAGGCTATGGGCACGAATATTAAAAATATGGCCGGAATACTGGTTTTGGCTATACTGGCTTTGATTTTTGCGGACGTTATCTGCCGCGGGCTGGTGGGACCTGTTTCCAGCCTGGCCGGAGTCACCACAAATCTTCCGGAAAAGATTCTCCATGGGCAGGCTGTTGCCTGGCCTGCCAGTTCCCTGGCGGAGATGACCTCCCTGGTAGATAACTTTAAATCCATGGCAGCCACGCTTCGGGAGAATTTCAATGAGCTGCAGGCAGCCAAGATAAAAGTAGAAGAGGAAAAAAACACCCTTGAGGCCATTATAGCTGGGATAGGTGATGGTATCAGCATTCAGGATACTAATTTAAAAATCCTGTTTCAAAACAGTATCTGCAAGGACCTCATAGGTGATTATATGGGGGAATACTGTTATGCCGCTTACGAAAACAAAGAAGATGTCTGTGTAGGCTGTCCTGTACAGATGTCATTTCGTGACGGGGTTATCCATACCACAGAGAGGCATTTCACTGCCCAGGGCGGCAAGGGTGAAATACATGTAGAAATTACATCCTCGCCACTCAGGGATGCTGCCGGAGAAATTATCGGGGCCATAGAGGTTATCAGGGATATCAGTGAACGCACCAGGGCTGAGGAGGTACGCAGAAGAACAGAACAGATGATATGGGAAGAGAAGGAACGTGCCCTGGTTACCCTGCATTCCATCGGTGATGCGGTTATCAGTACAAATGCCCGGGGAGACGTTGAATACCTTAATCCGGTGGCAGAAAAACTTACCGGCTGGACCAATGAGGCAGCCAGGGGGAAACCCCTCCTGGAGGTATTCCGGATAGGCAGTGAAACCGGCGAGAAGCTTGAGAATCCTGTTGAATACTGTATGCGTGAAGTGAATGGCGGCGGTTTTTCCTCCCATAACGCTGTTTTAACTGACCGGGTGGGGAATAAATATGTCATCGAATGTGTTGCCTCACCTATCAAAGAGCGGGCAGGCCGGATTATTGGGGCTGTCCTGGTTTTCCGTGACATTACCGAAAGGCGTAATATGATGCAGCAATTGGTATATCAAGCTCACCATGATTCCCTGACTGATGTGCCCAACAGAATACTGTTTGTTGAACGGCTTACTTTCGAACTGTCACGGACAAGGTACCAAAACGGCCAGCTGGCTGTCATGTTCCTGGACCTCGATAGATTCAAACGTGTTAACGATATGCTGGGTCATGCTTTCGGTGATCAGCTGCTGCAAAATGTGGTTAACAGGCTGCAGACCTGTGTGCGCGACTGTGACACTATTTCCCGGCTGGGGGGTGATGAATTTGCCATTTTGCTGCCTGAAGTCTCCGGCAGGGAGG from Phosphitispora fastidiosa includes these protein-coding regions:
- the uppS gene encoding polyprenyl diphosphate synthase yields the protein MTCLQLPQFNRLPKHIGIIPDGNRRWAENNGLTKECGYENGIGPGLQLYEFCRALGIKELTFYGFTQDNTKRPLPQKKAFKQACIDAVLKLSECDAALRVIGNADSPSFPRELIPYTNRVSFGKGSIKINFLVNYGWQWDLNHGLSGAAGKETKGKGVQRGFYKHLASSDVSRVDLIIRWGGRRRLSGFLPVQSIYSDFYIIDDYWPDFTPEHLFEALRWYEGQDITLGG
- a CDS encoding DUF3231 family protein; amino-acid sequence: MQIGNFHIGQANKAKEPVMAAGESYLLWDNLVIRYDLVEIMQIYHNVAHDPDFRNLLAGDLQVWEKQINEIEQVMNKYKLPMPERYPKSSNFPADPGIIKDQLLFRRVFTTAQDVLELCIRSLRAFVVNDELREMFADFFIKKLHVYDELCRYGKLKGWMAIPPMMPGQKN
- a CDS encoding hydantoinase B/oxoprolinase family protein, encoding MSPDTDTRTERIILQAVIANRLDSIAGEMGLVLERSARSPIFAEACDFACGICNARGELVSQLSGIPILATAGSFSVQAVLERYGDTIADGDAYIVNDPYYGGNHLPDIGIITPVFAGGELLFFCVSRAHHGDIGGSAAGSYNPKATEIFQEGLRIPPLRLVNRGVMVEEVLDLITYNTRNPGMLRSDLLAQTGANRIGRRRLLEMLEQYSAGVICRTVEEILDQAEKLARERIAALPEGIFTGVELVDDDGFQEEPIRIEARVIKKSDSLTVDFSGTDSQVRGFVNTSIVTTTTAACIAVLWVLGPDVPRNGGAFRAITVNAPRGSLVNPLPPAPVTLCTLTPAGEVIAAIFKALAAAVPEQIPAGFGRYCGPSFYGVDPRTERFYVGFAFCALGSGGAMDGLDGSPYMAPISNYGGVRTPNIESNEVQYPHITLCHEMEPDTAGPGRYRGGPGIRYAIRFYDPKPGIAMFGDGMKIPPYGLKGGETGSLNRASLYTCEEEVPLQSKESPRQLQPGDSVMLVSSGGGGWGSPMERDPELVLQDVRDGIVSIEAAGRVYGVVIEKTGGLTPEF
- a CDS encoding DUF3231 family protein → MVQIGNFHVGAADALKPPVLSTGEVYILWDMLVSRYDAIMITQTYQNLAHDPEFRMVLTQGLGRMLEKQVDKLEAELDRYMITLPPRPPKSVNYEAQSGVFRDEFLFRRVFTSIQDFLDHHIWAIRVTVINDPLRQMFIQFAIDEVEVFDDLCKYGKVKGWLSIPPMSN
- a CDS encoding hydantoinase/oxoprolinase family protein, with translation MNDGGPADERQIGGKTMFRVAIDTGGTFTDIAAVSESGQMMMLKSPTDRENPAQGIILALAEMAGCWGLDLTAFLEQTDQIIHGTTLALNALLEGRGSRTALLTTEGFRDALEIRRSRRDNQWDLRAPGPRLLVPRRLRLGIRERVDYRGEVVIPLDRKRLQDTAALLQAEGVEAAAVCFLFSFQNPAHEEAAAAVLREFLPGVFITTSAKVSPRIREYERTSTVVLNAYLTPVVAAYLNILEEKLAAYGWYRPIYLMLNSGGLTDAGTVKNFAVKTLLSGPAGGAQGGQGLAQALQKPDLVVADMGGTSFDVTLVVNGKCRQVPEAELAGHPVTLPMTDIRSIGAGGGSVAAVDESGRLMVGPRSAGSVPGPACYGRGGTEPTVTDAALLLGLLNPESFLGGRLRLDYDRAFAAVRDMVAAPLGLDTAKAALAIYRIAAARMADAIRLVTVQQGLDPRQFALVAAGGAFPLFAGLIANELEMREAIIPLQGPVFCAWGMLGAARRLDMSRTCLVSSEAFDCGNLNTLVGDMLAQGNADLDRYGIPISERETELTLEMKYLDQHHEISINPGESRFDLSSVKKINNTFHERHRELFGYDEPGKPWEIVNVRLVCREKAREYVYPGLSHLTGDNGKSQKCPVTGSREIMIDPAGWETVKVYGAAEPPLEVSGSGLPPEVPGPALLEFTYTTVLVPAGFTALAGGHGCISLQREANNVNKRKEGGQ
- the cls gene encoding cardiolipin synthase, which produces MLTDFWSLYGEGIVWAYSASTTILIIVVSFLIFMEKKNPYKTIAWLAVLNIFPILGFIVYLMLGQNLRRRKAVRTKYINEMKYLRSIVNSQIDCIENDCEFARELNSKKQLVNLMLHNANAPFTRSNSAEVLSDGTEAFENIFAALEKAVNHIHLEYYIIRDDKTGRRLKETLIRKAREGVTVKVIYDAVGSWYLPGKYTRDMQKNGIEIKPFMPVIMPYINNKLNYRNHRKIIVIDGRVGFLGGLNVGDEYLGYHPRLGKWRDTHLRLEGSAVQFLQVIFMLDWEFVSHEKLADETNSSYFPEMKSFAGQPIQIAASGPDSDWESIRQSYFALINSAHRSIKITTPYLIPDEGISLALKTAALSGVDVKIILPGIPDHKIVFWASQSYFDELMEAGIQVYLYQPGFIHAKIISVDGEVASLGSANLDMRSFQLNFEVNAMIYDRALVAKLDTDFARDLALAKQVNPAEFAVRPLWSKIRQSAARLLSPLL
- a CDS encoding UbiD family decarboxylase, which produces MNQDWRDLIEKLEAKGEVVRIPGHVSREYEISTLMMDLQKKHRYPMVIFENVADSSFPVVTNALAPRSRLALAMGVAEKDLAAEYGRRIQLRPGVKRIDKAPFQANLLEGDQVDLTQLPILTHFPIDAGPYITSGLCVARDPETGAETLGFHRMQLKGRNKLGISFHSRQRLWEYFRRSEERGQNLEAAVVIGVHPNIALGSMALIPYHEGKYSAIGGLFEAPLEVAGCRSVNLDVPAWAEIVLEGEILAGVREQEGPFAEFTNYACYRSTENVFRVKTIQYRERAMFHDITPGMSAEHITIVAVQREGDVLNALNRTLPNIKAVHAPFSSCGLFHCYISMKKIAEGQPQQAIFAALGVDHNIKMVVVVDEDVDVFDEREVLWAMATRLQADRGVTIVPQHLGMGCTLDPSTDELSRTAKMGIDATKPMSGYVPTIEIDENVRSRVRRFWPDLGLANE